In the genome of Quercus robur chromosome 3, dhQueRobu3.1, whole genome shotgun sequence, one region contains:
- the LOC126718864 gene encoding nuclear transport factor 2-like: protein MVFNLRCYTNFPFHTQLVSSNIYDCTCPTKTHAIFVPNLPMNATVEQLEAVFNNFGPIKHNGIQVRSSKQQGTCFGFVEFESASSMQSAIELTMTEGGFLDGLVIEMITLGAVETSVVEILVEAMAMGRNEFERRGDFSKEVYKMIYKLQLKLKEVVL, encoded by the exons ATGGTGTTCAATTTGAGATGTTATACAAACTTCCCTTTTCATACCCAGCTGGTTTCTTCTAATATCTATGATTGTACATGTCCAACTAAGACTCATGCCATATTTGTACCAAATCTGCCTATGAATGCAACTGTTGAACAACTTGAAGCGgttttcaacaattttgggCCTATTAAGCATAATGGTATTCAAGTTAGAAGTAGCAAG CAACAGGGGACATGTTTTGGTTTCGTGGAATTTGAATCTGCCAGTTCGATGCAAAGTGCTATTGAG CTAACAATGACAGAGGGAGGTTTCCTGGACGGGCTGGTTATCGAAATGATAACTTTAGGGGCCGTGGAAACTTCAGTGGTGGAAATTTTAGTGGAGGCTATGGCTATGGGGAGAAATGAATTTGAGAGGCGAGGTGATTTCTCAAAAGAAGTTTACAAGATGATTTACAAGCTTCAGCTAAAGCTCAAAGAAGTGGTACTATAA
- the LOC126719930 gene encoding uncharacterized protein LOC126719930, translating into MQYSVFIATYLDKTLKDKLNSHVGGVNSAHYQAVKKGNDLLNEKQHIQSVFVKQSNQDKIDYRIQLNAIVDCIRFLLCRGLAFRGHDESQGSSDKGNFLELVQFLGDHNESINEVLQKASKNCKLTHPDIQKDIVNAIARETSKAIIKDLDNGFFSILVDESRDISVKEQMALVLRYVNKEGIIIERFLGIVHVASTTALSLKHAIECLLCEHNLSLSNLRGQGYDGANNMQGDINGLKTLILKENNNLVTVVGGSCKRRDALRDTQFAKIKEDLENGVRRGGQGLNQETNLKRPGDTRWGSYYGTILSLILMFSAVVDVLEIIEEDGLSDQKVEARSIMSNSFVAFDKEKLIRLAKFYPSDFLGIDILALDSQLQNYIFDMRSNDFFLELQGVSELAEKLVSTRKHETYPLVYLLVKLALTLPVATATVERSFSAMKYVVLVAQLLYWIVQFIGHEIFEALQTFFGYEPYSGFHALVQAKIEAEINEWQDQKQKLIS; encoded by the exons ATGCAGTATTCTGTTTTTATTGCTACCTATTTGGACAAGACGTTG AAAGATAAGTTAAATTCCCATGTTGGGGGAGTTAATAGTGCTCATTACCAAGCTGTCAAAAAGGGTAATGATTTGTTGAATGAAAAGCAACACATTCAAAGTGTTTTTGTTAAGCaatcaaatcaagataaaaTTGACTATCGGATTCAATTAAATGCAATAGTTGATTGCATAAGATTCCTTTTATGCCGAGGATTAGCTTTTCGTGGTCACGATGAATCTCAAGGTTCAAGTGATAAAGGAAATTTCCTTGAGCTTGTACAATTTTTGGGGGATCACAATGAATCTATCAATGAAGTGTTGCAAAAAGCTTCGAAAAATTGCAAGCTTACCCACCCTGACATTCAAAAAGATATTGTGAATGCAATTGCACGTGAAACATCCAAAGCCATCATCAAGGATCTCGACAATGGGTTCTTTTCAATATTAGTTGATGAGTCACGTGATATCTCAGTGAAAGAACAAATGGCCCTCGTTCTTCGTTATGTGAACAAAGAAGGAATTATTATAGAGCGATTCCTTGGTATTGTACATGTAGCAAGTACTACCGCTTTGTCACTCAAGCATGCTATTGAATGTTTACTTTGTGAACATAATTTGAGTTTATCGAACCTACGTGGGCAAGGTTATGACGGGGCTAATAATATGCAAGGTGATATCAATGgtctcaaaactttaattttgaaagagaacaA TAATTTAGTAACTGTTGTTGGAGGCTCTTGTAAGAGACGAGATGCTCTTCGAGATACACAATTTGCCAAGATTAAAGAAGATTTAGAGAATGGTGTACGTAGAGGTGGGCAAGGTTTGAATCAAGAGACAAATCTTAAACGTCCTGGTGATACACGTTGGGGATCATATTATGGGACCATTCTTAGTTTGATTTTGATGTTCTCTGCTGTTGTTGATGTACTAGAGATTATTGAAGAAGATGGCCTCTCCGACCAAAAAGTTGAAGCTCGATCTATTATGAG TAATTCATTTGTGGCTTTCGATAAGGAAAAGTTGATACGTCTAGCTAAGTTCTATCcctctgattttcttgggatagATATTTTGGCACTTGACTCTCAActgcaaaattatatttttgatatGCGCAGCAATGACTTCTTTTTAGAGCTTCAAGGAGTTAGTGAACTTGCTGAAAAGTTAGTGAGCACAAGAAAACACGAGACTTATCCATTAGTCTATTTGCTAGTGAAGCTAGCTTTGACCCTTCCAGTTGCTACTGCAAcagtagaaagaagtttttcagcAATGAAATAT GTTGTGCTGGTGGCTCAGCTATTGTATTGGATTGTACAGTTTATTGGCCATGAGATCTTTGAG GCTCTTCAGACCTTCTTTGGTTATGAGCCATACTCAGGTTTTCACGCGTTAGTGCAAGCAAAGATAGAAGCTGAAATCAATGAATGGCAAGACCAGAAGCAGAAATTAATTTCTTAG